From a region of the Chroicocephalus ridibundus chromosome 8, bChrRid1.1, whole genome shotgun sequence genome:
- the DCTN5 gene encoding dynactin subunit 5 → MELSEMLYNKSEYIETASGNKVSRQSVLCGSQNIVLNGKTIVMNDCIIRGDLANVRVGRHCVVKSRSVIRPPFKKFSKGVAFFPLHIGDHVFIEEDCVVNAAQIGSYVHIGKNCVIGRRCVLKDCCKILDNTVLPPETVVPPFTVFSGCPGLFSGELPECTQELMIDVTKSYYQKFLPLTQVASARV, encoded by the exons ATGGAGCTGAGCGAGATGCTCTACAACAAGTCCGAGTACATCGAGACG GCGTCCGGCAATAAGGTGAGCCGACAGTCCGTGCTGTGCGGCAGCCAGAACATCGTTCTCAACGGCAAG ACCATAGTTATGAATGACTGCATCATCCGCGGTGACCTGGCAAACGTACGGGTTGGACGACACTGTGTGGTGAAAAGCCGCAGTGTCATTAGACCACCCTTCAAGAAGTTTAGTAAAGG GGtggcttttttccctctccacatTGGTGATcatgtcttcatagaagaggacTGTGTTGTCAATGCAGCCCAGATTGGCTCCTATGTCCACATAGGCAAGAACTGTGTCATT GGTCGTAGATGTGTTTTGAAAGACTGCTGCAAAATCTTAGACAACACAGTACTACCTCCTGAAACAGTAGTCCCACCTTTCACAGTCTTCTCGGGCTGCCCAG GACTCTTCTCTGGGGAACTCCCGGAATGTACCCAGGAACTCATGATTGACGTTACAAAGAGCTATTACCAGAAGTTCTTGCCACTCACTCAG
- the PALB2 gene encoding partner and localizer of BRCA2 isoform X5, with protein sequence MAARLPWTRASRGRPLWRDWRPWKERRLLRDRGRRRRPAGRPSAAPRRRRCGARRGTERGPARRCQPQPGALCLAAEGEAGAAEEGVQRDRQPAAAGAASRASPEPRPGHGGGRRPVGAEPCRSAALPDPDCSRDNVSPSADKHGTSQLQTKTCSDPGTEKKTPVAFKHAPEFSDNEISLSGSSQAESIQPSQENLCCGIVRPAPEEKKPKTSRSLMKLRRRAKAPVSEERESVHDGPLINSDEMVKNQIANTKELRSPVFRRSSVLNIEENTQRVSSPALVGREENSFTPPSAALGVVQDVLGDSVPLEVPELFLGALRDSSDVWQPESPGAEAISDNCEPAQPCSENGDSVLLDISADGGNESSSIIKQTDSESMCEDRGELHRLLDLMSENEVLPANGNNTVSNESKSHEGNQSDTNSLNPSPTDLALGNVEELLENQQLEIQSRLPHTEKVTAPESTLNSCTVVEGLLFPVEYYIRTTRRMSNCQRKVDLDAVILSQLGRSKKGQRSKCKQKDANLDWHSQERVENDSESGVVPSPFLGAENDSANSSTQKSLAASSGSSTSLGSISQSSITSTKQDQRRSQRKQKGRRKSTRKPSVHQVSQELIESLDLIPPRESSSLLSNERQTEKENREANLEKSSSDERRLSAAAALGSGETEVAGAIQPTSSDPPPGGSQVLGKCHKTLLEQVQNPLQNKDSLNPGNETFASHIGDLEANLGVCQGDKHPVEHVKNQYVQGACRAEELLAINVPLRRSLRSSARQRASQVSKDESKRRRSYPVRSGDPASLRLPATDPDTCSSLFCFRSPQWLAPRLGIRDFHLPDEEFGLLKLEKLESSPVNDLEVFVPNTFGDGAASGDSQDAEMNPEEKRLKSNLISPFKNGSPKLPHVESPASKKELSTHALFLTPMGTVLAGAPTQPESQISSSVFPVVGATPAILPSVCSEVFPSTPSVSPSQANPRFSRGASAQVVDDGECKDSAVPLHLDSCGAGSARKEEEQSTTFNLEAPHNESDEAVALEKHQQSESKQQRSCRASPEQKKDVAEQMTPVLFDGLREESLQLVSKLKDSSSSCAVDVSTVWWEAAGWRELCVVTACESSVSLWKPLASDHWGKVYTWQVGEALALFL encoded by the exons ATGGCGGCCCGGTTGCCATGGACACGCGCTTCCCGCGGGAGGCCGCTATGGAGGGACTGGCGGCCATGGAAGGAACGGCGGCTGCTGAGGgaccgggggaggcggcggcggccggcggggaggccCTCAGCGGCGCCCAGAAGGAGAAGGTGCGGTGCCCGGCGCGGGACCGAGCGGGGCCCGGCGCGAcggtgccagccccagcccggtgcgTTGTGTCTTGCAGCTGAGGGAGAAGCTGGCGCTGCTGAGGAGGGAGTACAGCGAGACCGTCAGCCGGCTGCGG CGGGCGCGGCGAGCCGAGCGAGTCCGGAGCCACGGCCGGGGCACGGCGGAGGAAGGAGGCCAGTGGGAGCGGAGCCCTGCAG GTCTGCAGCGCTCCCTGATCCCGACT GTTCTAGAGATAACGTATCTCCTAGTGCTGACAAACATGGAACCTCTCAGTTACAGACTAAAACCTGCTCTGATCCtggcacagagaagaaaacacctGTTGCATTTAAACACGCTCCTGAATTCTCTGACAATGAGATTAGCTTgtcaggcagctcgcaggcagaaAGCATACAGCCTAGCCAGGAAAACCTGTGCTGTGGAATCGTTAGGCCTGCCcctgaggagaaaaaacccaaaacctccagAAGCTTGATGAAGCTGAGGAGACGGGCAAAGGCTCCAGTATCAGAGGAAAGGGAATCAGTGCATGATGGGCCTCTAATCAACAGTGATGAAATGGTGAAGAATCAAATTGCCAATACCAAGGAACTTCGGTCACCAGTCTTCAGGCGAAGCAGCGTCTTGAACATTGAGGAAAACACTCAAAGAGTATCCAGCCCAGCActtgtggggagagaagaaaacagtttcacTCCTCCCAGTGCAGCGTTAGGAGTCGTCCAAGACGTGCTTGGAGACAGTGTCCCTCTAGAAGTGCCTGAGCTGTTCCTGGGTGCGCTGAGGGACAGCAGCGATGTCTGGCAGCCTGAGTCCCCAGGTGCTGAGGCCATATCTGATAACTGTGAGCCTGCACAGCCATGTTCGGAGAATGGTGACTCTGTTTTACTTGACATCAGTGCTGATGGAGGAAATGAATCTTCCAGTATAATAAAACAAACGGACAGTGAGAGTATGTGTGAAGATCGGGGAGAATTACATAGGCTCTTGGATTTGATGTCAGAAAATGAAGTATTGCCTGCCAACGGAAATAACACTGTATCTAATGAGAGCAAAAGCCATGAAGGAAATCAAAGTGACACTAATAGCTTAAATCCCTCTCCTACAGATCTTGCGCTGGGCAATGTTGAAGAACTGTTGGAGAATCAACAGCTTGAAATTCAGTCAAGACTTCCTCATACAGAAAAGGTGACAGCTCCTGAAAGTACATTGAACTCTTGCACAGTGGTTGAAGGGCTTCTCTTTCCAGTTGAGTACTACATCAGGACAACTCGACGCATGTCTAATTGCCAGAGGAAAGTGGATCTTGATGCTGTAATTCTCAGCCAGCTGGGCAGAAGCAAGAAAGGTCAGCGAAGTAAGTGCAAGCAGAAAGATGCAAATTTAGACTGGCACTCCCAAGAAAGAGTTGAAAATGATTCGGAGTCAGGGGTTGTGCCGTCCCCTTTTCTTGGTGCTGAAAATGATTCAGCAAATTCAAGTACTCAGAAATCTCTTGCTGCGTCCAGTGGTAGCAGCACGTCACTTGGATCGATTTCTCAAAGCAGTATCACTAGCACAAAGCAAGATCAGAGACGATcgcagaggaaacaaaagggaagaagaaagtctACCCGCAAACCCTCTGTGCATCAAGTGTCACAGGAACTCATAGAGAGTTTGGATCTCATACCACCGAGGGAAAGCAGTAGTCTGCTGTCAAATGAGCGtcagactgaaaaggaaaaccGTGAGGCTAATCTTGAAAAGTCATCTTCAGATGAGAGAAGGTtgtctgctgctgcagctcttggGTCTGGAGAGACAGAAGTGGCCGGCGCTATACAGCCAACGAGTTCTGATCCTCCTCCTGGAGGAAGCCAAGTGCTTGGCAAATGCCATAAGACTCTGTTAGAACAGGTTCAAAATCCGCTTCAGAACAAGGATTCTCTGAACCCAGGAAATGAAACTTTTGCCAGCCATATAGGAGATCTGGAAGCCAACTTAGGTGTGTGTCAGGGTGATAAACATCCAGTGGAGCATGTTAAGAATCAGTACGTGCAAGGAGCCTGCAGGGCTGAGGAGCTCCTAGCAATTAATGTCCCTCTGCGTCGCTCCCTGCGTTCCTCTGCAAGACAGAGAGCCAGTCAAGTCTCAAAAG ATGAGAGCAAAAGAAGACGTAGCTATCCAGTGCGTTCAGGGGATCCTGCTTCTCTTCGCCTCCCTGCTACGGACCCTGACACTTGCagctctctcttctgctttcgCAGTCCCCAGTGGCTGGCCCCCAGGCTGGGAATCAGAGACTTTCACTTACCGGATGAGGAATTTGGACTACTAAAACTTGAGAAATTAGAATCTTCCCCTGTGAATGACTTGGAGGTTTTTGTTCCTAATACGTTTGGAGATGGTGCAGCTTCAGGGGACTCACAAGATGCAGAAatgaatccagaagaaaaaaggctcaAAAGTAATTTGATTTCACCTTTCAAAAATGGATCACCCAAGTTACCTCACGTAGAAAGCCCAGCTTCCAAGAAAGAACTTTCCACCCATGCTTTGTTCCTTACTCCCATGGGGACTGTCTTAGCTGGTGCTCCCACTCAGCCTGAGTCTCAGATTTCctcatctgtttttcctgttgtgGGTGCAACCCCAGCCATTTTACCATCAGTATGCAGTGAGGTCTTCCCCAGTACACCTTCCGTATCTCCCTCACAAGCGAACCCACGTTTCTCCAGAGGGGCATCTGCCCAGGTCGTGGATGATGGGGAATGCAAAGACTCTGCCGTTCCACTGCACTTGGACAGCTGTGGTGCAGGATCTGCtagaaaagaggaggaacaaaGTACAACATTTAATTTAGAAGCTCCCCATAATGAATCTGATGAGGCTGTGGCCTTGGAGAAGCATCAGCAGTCGGagagcaaacagcagagatcctgCAGGGCTTCTCCTGAGCAG